The window CCGGCGTCCTGTCACTCGTCTGCCTCACCTGCTCGGTCATCTGGGGCCTCGTCGCCCAGGACCGGATGATCCTCAACACCCGCCAGCGGATCATCGCGCAGGGCATCCACCGGGTGACGGCCGTGGCCTCGATCGCGTTCCTCCTGGTGCACATCGGCGTGAAGCTGGCGCTGGACCACGCCAGCCCGATCGCCGCGCTGATCCCCTTCAGCCTGGTGTTCGCCGGCGGCGACGAGATCCCGGGCAGCGCCTTCCTCATCGGCCTGGGGTCCCTGGCCGCCCTGCTCATGATCTTCGTGGGTGTCACCGGCGCCCTGCGCAACCAGTTCGCCTCCCCGGCGCCGGTCGCGGCGCGCTGGCGCGCGATGCACATGCTGGCCTACCCGGCCTGGTGCGCGGCCCTGATCCACGGCCTGTTCGCCGGCCGTCCCGCGAAGACGTTCTTCATGGTCTGCTACGAGCTGTGCGTGGTCGCCGTCGCCGCGGCCCTCGCGCTGCGCGCCTCCCCGCGCCCCGTCAAGCGCAAGTTCGCCGACCGGCTCGCCCAGATCATCGGCAACGAAGCCGGGGCCCGCGAGGACCTGGAGGAGAGCCGCGCGCGGGCCGCGTCCGGGTCCGCGCTGCCGGGCTACGACAACCAGCGCCCGTCACGGCCCTCGCGCGACGAGCGGACGGGCCCGCTGCCCGGCATGCCCTCCACGGCTCCCTCCGCGGCGGAGTCCACGGGCGGCTTCGCCGCCGCCTACCGCGCCGTCTCACCCCGCTCCCAGGGTCGGCAGCAGCCCTACATGACCGACCAGACCTCACGCATGGACCTGCCCCTGGACATGCAGCCGACGGAGGCGATCCCGCGCGTCGACGGCTCGGGCAGCACCTCGGGCAGCTGGCCGATCCCGTCCCCGCCACCCGTGGGCGAGGCGCCCCGGTCGTCCTACGACCCGCTCAACGACACGGGATACAACATCCCCGTCTATGGCAATTCGGGCGCCTCGGGCTACGGCTCGAGTGATGTGTACGACACCTCTGAGACGAACGCCGTCTTCGGTACGTACAACCAGGACGACACGTACAACAACAGCGGTCCCGCCACTGAAACATTCCCCGGTGCCCCCTACGACTTCGACGCACCGGGTTCGGGCGAACCTTGGAACACGCCTTCCGGAGGCTTTAAGTGAACGAGGCCCTGCCCGACGTCCCCGAAGTCCGCGTCGTCGGCCTTCCCCAGCTGACGTCGGGCTTCGACCTTGTCGAAAGACTCGATCTGCCCATGCATCTGAAGGTGCACGGGCCGCTCGAACCGATGGGCGGCGAGCAACTCGCGAAGCTCGCCGAGAACATCAACCTGAAGGGCCGCGGCGGCGCGGGCTTCCCCTTCCACAAGAAACTGCGCTCGGTCGCCGAGGCGGCGATCAAGCGCGGCGTACGGCCGGTCGTCGTCGTCAACGGCAGTGAGGACGAACCGGCCTGCCGCAAGGACACGGTGATGATCAACCGTGCCCCGCATCTCATCCTGGACGGCGCGCTGCTGTGCGCCGAGGCCCTGGGTGCCCGCACGCTCGTGGTGGGGGTCACCCGGGAATCGACTCAGCGCTCCATGGAAGCCGCCCTCGCCGAGCGCGGTCTCAGCAACAGCCGTCGGTCCGCGCTACGCGCGTTCGTCCAGCGCAACCCCGTGCGCATGGTCACCGGCGCCGCCGCCTCCCTGATCCGCTCCATCGACGGCGGCCCGGCCATCCCGCCCGGCCGCAAGGTCAGCGCCTCGCAGAACGGCGTCGGCGGCGCCCCGACCCTGCTGTCCAACGCCGAGACGTTCGCGCAGCTCGCCATCGCCGCCCGCATCGGCCCGGAGCGCTACGGCAACACCGGTCTGTACGACGAGCCGGGCACCGTCATGCTCACGGTCTCCGGCGCGGTCGCCCGCCCGATGGTCATCGAGGTGCCCACGGGCGTACCGCTGCGCTACGTCCTCCAGCTCGCCGGCGCCCCGCCCGTCCCGCAGGGCGTGCTGACCGGCGGCTACCACGGCAAGTGGATCGACGCGGCGACGGTCAACGAGGCGATCGTCTCCCGCAACTCCCTGGACGCGGTGGGCGGCGCACTCGGCGCCGGCGCGATCCTGCCGATCACTCAGGAGACCTGCCCGCTGGGCGAGTCGCTGCGGGTGGCGCAGTGGCTGGCCGAGGAGAGCGCGGGCCAGTGCGGCCCCTGCTACCTCGGTCTGCCGGCCGCCGCGCGCGGCCTGGAGGACATCCTCAACGGCGGTGGCCCCGCCGCCCTGGAGGCGCTCAAGCAGGTCGCCAAGAACGTCAAGCGGCGCGGCGCGTGCTCGCACCCGGACGGCTCCGCGATGTTCCTGGAGTCGACCATCAAGGCATTCACCGACGACCTCGCGGCACACGTCCTCGGCAACGGCTGCGGACGGCCCGTGGAGGGCGTTCTGCCGCTCTTCGAGGGCGGCAGGGCGCCTTCGGGCATCCCGGGCGGCGCCGAGGCGGAGGAGAACGGCCCCAGCCGCCAGAAGATCTACGTCGACTGGACGCTGTGCCGCGGCCACGGCCTGTGCGCGGACATCCTCCCGGAGGTCTTCCAGCTCGGCGCCGACGGCTTCCCGACCGTCGCCCAGGCGAAGGTGCCGCGCTACGCCGAGGCCAAGGCCCTGCGTGCGGTACGCCGTTGCCCCGCCCTCGCCCTGCGCATCGAGGAGGACACCCGCGCGCAGGACTCCTCCCGCAACAACCTGCCGGTCCTCTCCCAGGGCCGCGGCAGGCGCGCCCTGGGCCGCTGAGGCGTCCCGAACCCGGGCACGCACGCGTAGAGGGGCCATCCGATCCGGACGGCCCCTCATTTCCATGACCGCATCTGAAAGCGACGGGCTGCGAACAAACGAAAAGATCCCGCCGGATCGAACCGATCCGGCGGGATCTGCTGTGGAGCTAAGGAGAATTGAACTCCTGACCTCCTGCATGCCATGCAGGCGCTCTACCAACTGAGCTATAGCCCCGTGCCATGTTCCTCCGGGCTTCCCCGGCGGCGACGCCAACATTACCGGTCGACCTGGTGCAGCACCAAATCGTTTCCAGTTCGCGCCGATACGGGCACTAATGTCGGGTTCCGTGACCGTGATCGCGCCACCCAAAGTGCACCGTCGAGCGCCGGTCGCCATGGGTGCCTGCCTGGTCTCCTTCGCCGCGTTCTGGATGACCCAGCGGGCCGCGCACGTGTCGATGATCGACCTGATGGTGTACCGGGCCGAGGGCGCGACCGTAAGGGCCGGAGGCGACCTGTACGCGCTGCGGACGACGGCCGCCCGACTGCCGACCACCTACCCGCCGTTCGCGGCCCTGCTGTTCACTCCGCTCACGCTCCTCGACACGGCGGCCCTGCGCACCCTGGGCACGGCCGGGAACCTCGCGCTGCTCGTGGTGTTCGTCCGGCTGTCGCTACGACTGGTCGGGCACGCGCGCGTGGAGAGCGTCTGGTGGGTCGCGGCGGTGGCCGTGTGGTGCGAGCCGGTGTGGACGACACTGCGGTACGGGCAGATCAACCTGCTGCTCGCCGTCCTGGTGCTGTGGGATCTGTCACGGCGCCCAGGAGACCGCTGGGCCGGCATCGGCATCGGGCTCGCGGCGGCCGTCAAGCTGACGCCCGCCCTGTTCGCGGTGTTCCTGCTCGTCACCGGCCTCGTGGCCCGGCACCGGCACGGCTCCGGCGGGCCCTGGCTGCGCCACGCGCGCATGGCGGCCGCCTGGTTCATCGGGGCGACCCTGCCGACCGCGGCCGTACTGCCGTACGACTCCTGGCACTTCTGGAGCCGCATGGTGTTCGCGGCGGGGCGCGTCGGGCACGCCGAGGACACCGCGAACCAGGCCCTGCGCGGCGTTCTCGCGCGGCTGCTGCACACTCCGGAGCCCGGGGCCGCCTGGATCCTCACGGCGGCCGTGGTGGGCGCGGCAGGGCTGGGCGTGGCCGTGGCGGCGGAGTTGCGCGGACGGCGGTCCTGGGCGGTGACGTCATGCGCGGTGACGGCGCTGCTCGTCAGCCCGGTGTCCTGGTCGCACCACTGGGTCTGGTGCCTGCCGGTCGTCCTGCTCCTCGGCACGCACGCGTACCGGGCCGCCGCCGTGAGCGCGCTGCTGGTCTTCTCCTCGTACGCCCTGTGGTGGGTGCCGCACGGCCCGGGGCGGCACGAACTGCGCCAAAGCGGCATCGAGTTGACGTTGTCCGCCCTCTACGGGACAGCGGGTTGCCTTTTCCTCGTGATCGCCGGGGTCGCTTTCAGGGACCCCGGCCCCGGTCAGGACGCGCCGAAGATCAAGCCGTGACGAAGGAATAGAAGCGCTTGAGCGTGCAGTGTTCTTCGAGGAGACGGCCGTAGATCGGTTCGCCCTCGAGTTCACGGTACGTCTCGATCGGATCGCCTTTTATGATCAGCGCCCGCGCGCATTCCTCGCACCAGTACTGGTAGTCGGGGTTCACCGGTTCCATGTCACGGACGATCGGCGTTCCGCTGCCGCACCAGTCGCACTTTCGCCTGTGTGCACCCATCGATCAGCTCCAGCTGTGGCCGCAGGCCGTGCACACGTAGGAAATTCCGCCGTTGTCCCCGAGGAGCTGGGCGACATGGACGGAGCCGCAGGAAGGGCAGCTGAGGCGGGTGATCGTATCCCGTGTCAAGGCTGCTTCGAAGAGGTGACCGACCTCTCCGAGGATGCTCGCAGGCATCACTACTCCCTCCCGTCGGGCCGCGCTCCCTTCCGGCCGTTTGATTCTGCCACGGCCGGACCAATACGGTCAGCGACGCCTCAGTACCAGTCCGGACACGGCAGCCTCCGCGACCGTACGAACCGAGCGAACACGCACCCCGAGCGTCTCCTGAGAGGTATACGCCTGCGAGGCCCAAGTGACTCAAGCCGGACCCGAACAGTTCAGCGAGGCGAGTGCCGCGCGTGAACCGGCCACGGAAGCCCGGCCGTTGATCCGGGCGCCCGCCGCGGATACCAGAAGATCCCGCCGATCGAAGGGATCGGCGGGATCTTATTGTCTCGCTGTGGAGCTAAGGAGAATTGAACTCCTGACCTCCTGCATGCCATGCAGGCGCTCTACCAACTGAGCTATAGCCCCTGGTCACGCGGCGAAGCCGCATGATGTTTCCGCTCCCGCTCGGCGGGGCGAACAAGAAGAACTTTAGCCTGCGACCTGCCGGAAAGTGAAATCCGGGTCCCGGGTCGTCCCGGCCGGGACCTCCGGCGTCAGTCGTCGTCGCCGAGCACGGGCTCCGGCAGGGTGCCGGCGTTGTGCTCCAGCAGACGCCAGCCGCGGGCGCCCTCGCCCAGGACGGACCAGCAGCAGTTGGTGAGGCCGCCGAGACTCTCCCAGTACCGGGGCTCCAGGCCGAGGAGGCGGCCGATGGTCGTCCGGATCGTGCCGCCGTGGCTGACCACGACGAGCGTGCCGTCGTCGGGCAGCTTCTCGGCGTGCCGGAGGACCACCGGGGCGGCGCGCTCGGCGACCTCGGTCTCCAGCTCGCCGCCGCCGCGGCGCACCGGCTCACCGCGCTTCCACGCGGCGTACTCCTCGCCGTGGCGCTCGATGATCTCGTCGTGCGTCAGGCCCTGCCAGACGCCCGCGTAGGTCTCGCGCAGGCCCTCGTCGTGCGTCACCTCCAGGCCGGTGAGCGCGGCCAGCTCGGCGGCCGTGTTCGCGGCGCGCTGAAGGTCGGAGGCGATGATCGCGTCGGGCTTGAGGGAGACGAGCAGCCGGGCGGCGCGGCGGGCCTGGGAGATGCCGGCCTCGTTGAGGGCGACGTCGGTGGTGCCCTGGAAGCGGCGCTCCACGTTCCAGGAGGTCTGGCCGTGCCGCCACAGGATGACGCGGCGGCCCCGGCCGGGCCCGCCCGCGGTCACCTCGCCGGTGGCGCTCACCGCCACTCACCACCCAGCTCGGCGGCCTCCTCGTCGGCCTGCAGCTTGGCGTGCTCCGCGGCCTTGCCGCGGGTGGCCTTGGCGTCGTCGGGCAGCTCGAGCTCGGGGCAGTCCTTCCACAGCCGCTCCAGGGCGTAGAAGACACGCTCCTCGCTGTGCTGGACGTGCACGACGATGTCGACGTAGTCGAGCAGCACCCAGCGGGCCTCGCGGTCGCCCTCACGGCGCACCGGCTTGACGCCGAGCTCCTTCAGGAGCCGCTCCTCGATCTCGTCGACGATCGACTTGACCTGGCGGTCGTTGGGCGCGGAGGCCAGCAGGAAGGCATCTGTGATCGACAGGACGTCGCTGACGTCGTAGGCGATGATGTCGTGCGCGAGCTTGTCGGCGGCCGCCTGGGCGGCGGTGGTGACGAGCTCGAGAGAACGGTCGGTAGCGGTCACTACAAGGCTTTCGGGTCGGCGGTCAGTTGACCTCAAGGGTCTCATGGACCGCCGACAGCACCCCACGTGATTAACGGCTGACGTGGAGTGCCCCGGCGCTTCGCCTGCTACGAGGACGACGGTTCGTAGTCCTGGCCGAGGACCACCGTGACGTCCGCGTTCGCGGACACGTCGCCCTTGGTGACCGCTGCGGAGGAAAGGCCCAGGGTCTTGGCGACCTCGGTGGCGTTGTCCTTGTCGGCGGCGTCGGCGTAGACGACCTCGGACGTGGCCGCGGTGGACGCCGAACCGCCCTCCAGGAAGGTGAAGCCGCCGTTCAGCAGCACCACCCGGGCCTTGTCGGTGTTGCCCTTGACGCCGCTGGCGTTGCGGACCGACACGCGGACGGCGGCGTCCTTGTCGGGGCTCTTGGCGGTGCCGCCGAGGACGTCCTTGACGACGCCGGCGCTCGCCTGTGCGCTCAGCGTGCCGTCGGTCTGGACGGGCAGCAGGGCCGTCTTGTAGTCGCCGCCCTTGGCGAGGTCGGCGAGCTTGGCGAGGAAGGCGCCGAGGTCCTTGTCGGTCAGCGGCGGCTCGATGATCATCCCGAGCGTCTGCACGGTGGTCGTCGCGCCCTGCGTGTCCGAGGTCAGCTTGCGCAGCACGGCCTGCATGACCTGCCCGAACCGCTCCAGCTGGGCGTTCGGGGCCTCGCCCGAGCCGCTGTAGGTGGCGTAGGCGACGGCCATCTTGCCGCTGAGGGACTGGTCCTGGCCCTTGCGTACGAGGGGCGCTGCGCCCTTGGACTTGGCGTCCGGGTCGGGCACGTCGGCGTTGGTGTCGACCTCGATGTTGCCGACCAGGTCGACGAGGTTCTGCAGGTACGGGGTGTCCAGGCGCCAGGTGCCCTGGATCTCGGTGCCGAGGACGGTGTCGATCGCGTCGCGCGTCCCGGAGGATCCGTCGTCGTCGACCGACTTGGCGAGGGTGGTCGTACTGCCGTCGTCACCGGCCAGGGCGAGGGAGTTGGGCAGCAGGACGCTGGTGCCCCGGTTGGTGGTGGTGTTGTCGACGAGCAGCGCCGTGGAGGTGCCGCCCTTCTTGGTGTTGTGCAGATGGACGACGATCACGTCCCGCTTCTGGGCGCCCACGGCCGTCGCGGTGCCCTCCTTGCTGTCCGACGACGACAGGCCGGGCAGCTTCCCGGCGTACCAGAGGTAGCCGACGCCGCCGGCCGCGGCGACCGCCAGGACGACCACGAGCGCGATCACACGCGCGCGTGCCCGTCGCCGGGCCTCTTCGCGGCGCTCGGTGCGGTTCTCCGTGAACTTCAGCCAGTCGATGACGTCCTCGGAGTCCGAGTCGGGCTCCTCGACGAAGGCGAACTGCTCGGTGCGGTAGTCCCGTTCGCCCCGGTCCTGTGCCACCGGCTCCTCGACCGGCCCGGCCTGGTGCGGGATGTACGCGGTCTGCTCGGCGACGCGGTGCTGACCGCTGGTGGCGGTACGGCCGTACGGGTCGTACGCCGCCGAGTGCCCGCCGGCCTGCTGCTGGTGGTGCGTGCCGGTGCCGTACGGGTCGTAGGCGGGCGTGGCCGGCTGCTGACCGGTGTCGCCGCTGCCGTAGGGGTCGTACGGCGGGACCGGCTGCTGCCGGCCGGTCGCGTACGGGTCGTAGCCGTACCCCTGCTGTGCGTAGGGGTCGTACGACTGCTGGGGCGGCTGCTGCTGTGGCGGGACCTGTCGGTACACCGGCCGCCCGTACTCGTCGTATCCGACGAGTTCGTACTGGTCATCCCCGTACCCCGCGTCGTATCGGTCGTTCACCGGTTGCCCCTCTCGGCTCACTCGCCTCACTCGCCGCGGTACAGCTCGCGCTTGTCGATGTAGCGCACGACTCCGTCCGGCACCAGATACCAGATGGGGTCGCCCTTTGCGACTCTCGCGCGGCAATCGGTGGACGAGATGGCCAGCGCGGGAACCTCGACCAACGACACGCCGCCCTCCGGGAGCCCGGAGTCGTCGAGGTGGTGGCCGGGCCGGGTGACCCCGATGAAGTGCGCGAGGGAGAACAGCTCCACCGAGTCCCGCCAGGTCAGGATCTGGCCGAGGGCGTCGGCGCCGGTGATGAAGAAGAGATCGGTGTCCGGGTTGAGCGCACGCAGGTCACGCAGGGTGTCCACGGTGTACGTCGGGCCGCCCCGGTCGATGTCGATGCGGCTGACGGAGAACTGCGGGTTCTCGGCGGTGGCGATGACCGTCATCAGATAGCGGTCCTCGGCCGGGGAGACGTGCCGGTGGCTCTTCTGCCACGGCTGGCCGGTCGGTACGAACACGACCTCGTCGAGGTGGAACTGCGCGGCGACCTCGCTGGCCGCGACGAGGTGGCCGTGGTGGATCGGGTCAAACGTTCCACCCATGACGCCGAGGCGGCGCTTGCCGGGGCTCGACGGGCCGCTTCCGGGGCCGGTAGGCATGTCCTGCTCTCCCATGCGTGCAGACCCTACCGGCCCCGCCTGAGGGGCTTCGGCCGACAGCTGCCCGGGCGGACCGGGAGGGGCCTGGTCGGGACTCAGCGGTCGCGGTTGAAGCGGGTGGTGATCCACAGCAGGAGCAGCAGGATGACGAAGGCGCCACCCCCGGTGAGCAACGGGCTGATGCTGTCGTGGTTGCCCCCGTGCTCCTCGCCCTCGGCGGCGAGGGTGACCAACTGGGCAGCTGCGCTGTGGAAGCTCATCTTCGGCGTGACCTATCGGGTGTGGGCGGGATAAAGATGTCGGCTCATCGTAAGCGGGCGCCATGACGGCGATCACGCCGACTCCACCGTTGGGGCGCCTCCGACGGCCCGCGGGGAACCTTCCCGGGGGCTCACTCGTCCTTCCGCCTGTAGCCCCGCAACAGGAACCACGCGGTCAG of the Streptomyces sp. T12 genome contains:
- a CDS encoding cytochrome b/b6 domain-containing protein; the encoded protein is MNPRRSNSSLPRTGRSAYGVATAAVLLLIPLVVLLGGTWLQEFLNFGAGVLSLVCLTCSVIWGLVAQDRMILNTRQRIIAQGIHRVTAVASIAFLLVHIGVKLALDHASPIAALIPFSLVFAGGDEIPGSAFLIGLGSLAALLMIFVGVTGALRNQFASPAPVAARWRAMHMLAYPAWCAALIHGLFAGRPAKTFFMVCYELCVVAVAAALALRASPRPVKRKFADRLAQIIGNEAGAREDLEESRARAASGSALPGYDNQRPSRPSRDERTGPLPGMPSTAPSAAESTGGFAAAYRAVSPRSQGRQQPYMTDQTSRMDLPLDMQPTEAIPRVDGSGSTSGSWPIPSPPPVGEAPRSSYDPLNDTGYNIPVYGNSGASGYGSSDVYDTSETNAVFGTYNQDDTYNNSGPATETFPGAPYDFDAPGSGEPWNTPSGGFK
- a CDS encoding NADH-quinone oxidoreductase subunit NuoF family protein; the protein is MNEALPDVPEVRVVGLPQLTSGFDLVERLDLPMHLKVHGPLEPMGGEQLAKLAENINLKGRGGAGFPFHKKLRSVAEAAIKRGVRPVVVVNGSEDEPACRKDTVMINRAPHLILDGALLCAEALGARTLVVGVTRESTQRSMEAALAERGLSNSRRSALRAFVQRNPVRMVTGAAASLIRSIDGGPAIPPGRKVSASQNGVGGAPTLLSNAETFAQLAIAARIGPERYGNTGLYDEPGTVMLTVSGAVARPMVIEVPTGVPLRYVLQLAGAPPVPQGVLTGGYHGKWIDAATVNEAIVSRNSLDAVGGALGAGAILPITQETCPLGESLRVAQWLAEESAGQCGPCYLGLPAAARGLEDILNGGGPAALEALKQVAKNVKRRGACSHPDGSAMFLESTIKAFTDDLAAHVLGNGCGRPVEGVLPLFEGGRAPSGIPGGAEAEENGPSRQKIYVDWTLCRGHGLCADILPEVFQLGADGFPTVAQAKVPRYAEAKALRAVRRCPALALRIEEDTRAQDSSRNNLPVLSQGRGRRALGR
- a CDS encoding glycosyltransferase 87 family protein translates to MTVIAPPKVHRRAPVAMGACLVSFAAFWMTQRAAHVSMIDLMVYRAEGATVRAGGDLYALRTTAARLPTTYPPFAALLFTPLTLLDTAALRTLGTAGNLALLVVFVRLSLRLVGHARVESVWWVAAVAVWCEPVWTTLRYGQINLLLAVLVLWDLSRRPGDRWAGIGIGLAAAVKLTPALFAVFLLVTGLVARHRHGSGGPWLRHARMAAAWFIGATLPTAAVLPYDSWHFWSRMVFAAGRVGHAEDTANQALRGVLARLLHTPEPGAAWILTAAVVGAAGLGVAVAAELRGRRSWAVTSCAVTALLVSPVSWSHHWVWCLPVVLLLGTHAYRAAAVSALLVFSSYALWWVPHGPGRHELRQSGIELTLSALYGTAGCLFLVIAGVAFRDPGPGQDAPKIKP
- a CDS encoding histidine phosphatase family protein, producing the protein MSATGEVTAGGPGRGRRVILWRHGQTSWNVERRFQGTTDVALNEAGISQARRAARLLVSLKPDAIIASDLQRAANTAAELAALTGLEVTHDEGLRETYAGVWQGLTHDEIIERHGEEYAAWKRGEPVRRGGGELETEVAERAAPVVLRHAEKLPDDGTLVVVSHGGTIRTTIGRLLGLEPRYWESLGGLTNCCWSVLGEGARGWRLLEHNAGTLPEPVLGDDD
- the rsfS gene encoding ribosome silencing factor; this translates as MTATDRSLELVTTAAQAAADKLAHDIIAYDVSDVLSITDAFLLASAPNDRQVKSIVDEIEERLLKELGVKPVRREGDREARWVLLDYVDIVVHVQHSEERVFYALERLWKDCPELELPDDAKATRGKAAEHAKLQADEEAAELGGEWR
- a CDS encoding LCP family protein; its protein translation is MNDRYDAGYGDDQYELVGYDEYGRPVYRQVPPQQQPPQQSYDPYAQQGYGYDPYATGRQQPVPPYDPYGSGDTGQQPATPAYDPYGTGTHHQQQAGGHSAAYDPYGRTATSGQHRVAEQTAYIPHQAGPVEEPVAQDRGERDYRTEQFAFVEEPDSDSEDVIDWLKFTENRTERREEARRRARARVIALVVVLAVAAAGGVGYLWYAGKLPGLSSSDSKEGTATAVGAQKRDVIVVHLHNTKKGGTSTALLVDNTTTNRGTSVLLPNSLALAGDDGSTTTLAKSVDDDGSSGTRDAIDTVLGTEIQGTWRLDTPYLQNLVDLVGNIEVDTNADVPDPDAKSKGAAPLVRKGQDQSLSGKMAVAYATYSGSGEAPNAQLERFGQVMQAVLRKLTSDTQGATTTVQTLGMIIEPPLTDKDLGAFLAKLADLAKGGDYKTALLPVQTDGTLSAQASAGVVKDVLGGTAKSPDKDAAVRVSVRNASGVKGNTDKARVVLLNGGFTFLEGGSASTAATSEVVYADAADKDNATEVAKTLGLSSAAVTKGDVSANADVTVVLGQDYEPSSS
- the nadD gene encoding nicotinate-nucleotide adenylyltransferase; translation: MGEQDMPTGPGSGPSSPGKRRLGVMGGTFDPIHHGHLVAASEVAAQFHLDEVVFVPTGQPWQKSHRHVSPAEDRYLMTVIATAENPQFSVSRIDIDRGGPTYTVDTLRDLRALNPDTDLFFITGADALGQILTWRDSVELFSLAHFIGVTRPGHHLDDSGLPEGGVSLVEVPALAISSTDCRARVAKGDPIWYLVPDGVVRYIDKRELYRGE